DNA sequence from the Pedobacter sp. W3I1 genome:
CATGGACACATGTTTCTGATTTAAAATTTTGGGATAACGAGGTAGCTCAAATGTATGGCATCCGCTCAATCCCAGCCAATTTCTTAATTGATCCAACAGGTAAAATTATTGCTAAGGGTTTAAGAGAACAAGCTTTACAAGATAAACTTCAAGAATTATTAGGAAGTAAATCGAAATAAGAAATACGTATTAAAAGAGAAAGTCCCAATCAAAAATCGGGACTTTCTTTGTTTTATAAGAAAACGTATTATGCAGATTTTAAAAAATCCAATACGTTAATGAAATAATTTTCAAGTCCTTCGTAAGGATCTTCTCCTGGAATCCATGATGCAAATTTCCAGTATTCCCAATCAGCATTTTCAATTACAGGCGGGATTAAAAGAAAATACTGCTCTTCCCCTAAACCACCAACAATAATGCTTCTGGCCAGTTTAATGGCTACCTCAAGCAATTCGATGTTTTCAGTCCAGACTTCGATCAGCTGTGGATCAATATCTTTTAGAAATGCTACATCGCTTATTTTGGAAAACGATGGATCAACGTTTTCATTTGGCGTGGTAAACCCATTGGTAATTAACAGAAATTCTTTATAATCAGTTGGTAGCGTTACCCCCAATCTTGTTTCAGCTTCTTGTATTTCGGCTGAAGTAGCAGGTCGGTTACCCAGCCATTTGGCTTCGGTCTGCTCAGTTGTAAAACTAAACTCCCCTTGTTTAATTGCCGTTTCGGAAATCTTCTTCAGTACTTTTTTCAACTTATATTCTTTTAAATTAAGTCAAAACCAATATCTTCTCTGAAATATTTCCCGTCGAAATAAATTCTGCCAGCATCAGCAGTTGCCGATTGTAAAGCAGTAAACAAATCTTTTTGTAAACTGGTAATCGCAATTACCCGTCCTCCGTTTGTTTTCACGACATCATTTTCCAACAATGTTCCGGCATGGAATGCATTAGAATGACGTAGGTTTTCAATTCCGGTAATCGCTTTACCTTTCAGGTAATCTCCCGGATAGCCTCCTGCCACAATCATTACAGTAGCTGCTGTTTGCTCAGAAATAACCAGATTAACCTGGTTTAATTGTTTATTAGCCGTCGCTAAAAATAGCTCTACCAGGTCGTTTTCAACTCTAGGGATCACACTCTCTGTTTCAGGATCGCCCATACGTGCGTTGTATTCGATTACAAATGGTTCTTCTCCTACTTTAATCAGTCCGAAAAAGATGAAACCTGTATAATCGATATTATCTTTCTTTAAACCATCAACCGTTGGTTTAATAATGCGTTCTTCTACTTTAGCCAAAAATTCCGGTGTGGCAAAAGGAACCGGAGAAACCGAGCCCATACCACCAGTATTTAAACCTGTATCGCCCTGACCGATCCTTTTATAATCTTTAGCTGAAGGCAGCGTGATATAATTTTCACCATCAGTTAAAATAAATACGGAAAGTTCTATCCCGCTTAAAAATTCTTCGACTACGACCGTTGCCCCGGCTGCACCAAATTTACCGCCAAGCATCAGTTTTAATTCTTCCTGAGCTTCGATGGTTTCGGTGCAGATTAACACACCTTTACCTGCGGCCAAACCATCGGCCTTTAAAACAACGGGCAATGCATGGTTTTGCAGATAAGCCAGGCCATCTTCTAAAGTTTCGGGTGTGAAAGATTTTGAAGCTGCGGTAGGAATACCATGACGCTCCATAAACTGCTTAGAGAAATCTTTACTTCCTTCTAAAATAGCTCCTTCTTTTTTAGGTCCGATAACCGGAATGTGCGCAATGGCTTCGTCGGCAAGGAAAAAATCATGAATACCGTTTACTAAAGGTTCTTCAGGGCCTACAACAACGAGTTCAATGTTTTCGGTAAGCACTACTTTTTTAATGGCATCAAAATCGTTTACATTGATGTTGATGTTTGTACCATAAGCTCCCGTACCACCGTTACCTGGAGCAATAATTAGTTTATCGCAGTGCGAAGACTGGCTCATTTTCCAAGCGAATGCGCTTTCTCTGCCGCCTGAACCTAAAAGTAAGATATTCATATCGGCAAAGATAATATTTTACCATCAAGTAGCCCAGTATGAAGTGGTAAGACTTTACGATAAAGCACTTTTGCTTTAGACTGTTTAGTATTTAAAAAAAATAAAGAGAAATACGAGGCTAAAATATGCCCAAAGAAGAGAAAACATGGCATGGACGGTGGTTTCGAATAACTTACCTTTCCATAAATCCTTGGAGTAAACAAAAAACTGAATAAAGAATCTCGTAATCCAAAATAAGCCCAAACCGAGTGATATTTTTCTTCCAAGAGCGGTTTGTATTAATTCGTTTGATGATGTTAAACAGAGTAGCCCCATTAGAAATACGGTAAGCGCAATAAAAAAGGTATGTACCAGCATCATTTGTCTGTTGATTAAGTTCAGTAATTTAAGTTCACTTTCCCAATTAAAATATCTTGGAAAAATAATGTGAATAAGTGCCAATGCAACCAGAAGAGCGCCAACTATTAATAAGTGTATCTGCATTTAAATTAAGGGAAACAGTTAAAAACAGACATGAATGGTGTGAATTTCGTTTCAGAAAAAGAAGAAAAACCTGCCGCTTTAAAAGCTTGTTGCCAAACTCGCCGTGAGAAAAAGTGAGTAAAACCAATAGAGAAGGCCATGAAATTGGGCAAATCACGTAAATGTTCTACCATAATTATCTGACCCGTTGGTTTGCATAACCTATAACATTCTTTTAAAAAAACAATCTTCTCTTGTTGTGATCTTATTTCATGTGCAGCCGACAAGAGAAATATGATATCGACGGATTTATCGGCCAAAGGAATAAAATCTGTGGTTATCTGTGCTGTATCAGGAAACATCAAACTTACTTTCCTTGCCCTGATTATTGCTTGTTCTGTATGTTGTTCAGGATTGTAAAAATCGAAAACTTTTAAAACTGCCTGCGGAAAATGGTCTTTAAGAATGAAGCTCGTTTCATCAAAACCTGCATTAATATTTAAAATTAAAGCTGGATGGGAATTGGAAATACCGATTTCTTTTAACCAATCAAAATTATAATATCCAGAAAAATCGTAAACATACGCGGATACTATTAACGGCATTAAAAGCCCATAAAGGAATGCCAAAATGATTATCCAAAATAAGGTAGCAGACCATGGCATCAATATTTGACTAATTACCAACAACAATAAAGCGATAAGACCAAATAGGTAAAAATGTCTGTTAAAACTTAAAATGTTTAACACGCCCTGAAATTTTCTTCTTTTTACTTCCATTTTTCAATTTTTCCTCTTTTCCAATAATAAGGGATGTTCTGAATGTCAAAGGCATTTGCTAAAATTGAGTCTTCTAGATTCAAGGAATTTAAAAACCCAAAATTGTATTTAACAATTTTTATGGAGGCTGGTTGCCAGTTTTGCCTAACACCCTCTATAATTAAAACTTCCTTATTCTTTTTATTGTAAGTAAATGTAAAGGGTAAAGGTCCTGCAAATTTTCTGGCTTCTTTCCAATCGGCAAACGGCGAATTTTCAGGCAAGGGAACCTCATGCTCTGTTTTATCGATTACGATTTCAAAATTGGAATTGATTGAAGTAATTTCTTTAGTATTTTCTCTGTCAATTAGCGATATATCTGTTGTGGTATAATTGTAATGGGTGAAAATATTACCCATAAACTCCATTTTCTTTTTATTCGTTTCTGATTTTAAAATATACAGACCACGAAGATTTTTTCCCGCTTTGTTCGTATAACGCACAAATACGCGGTATCCAATAAGGAAAAAATCGTTACCCATAAATTCGGGAAAGCCTTTGGGCCGCAAATTTTTGGTCTGAACCATTGCAATGGCAATGAAAGCCCATTTATCTTTAAAGGTATCCAATGTTAAGCATTCAGGAATGAGAGGTTCTAACTCTGCTTTTGGGACAGCAAACGTTAATACAAGAGAATTTTCAAAAAATGCGTCGACTGCAAATGGGTGGTTTTTTAGAAATGAGAGCATGGCGCTTGCTGTGTTATTTTTTTATTAAGATAAAACCCATTGATAAACACAACCAGAATAAA
Encoded proteins:
- a CDS encoding SMI1/KNR4 family protein, which codes for MKKVLKKISETAIKQGEFSFTTEQTEAKWLGNRPATSAEIQEAETRLGVTLPTDYKEFLLITNGFTTPNENVDPSFSKISDVAFLKDIDPQLIEVWTENIELLEVAIKLARSIIVGGLGEEQYFLLIPPVIENADWEYWKFASWIPGEDPYEGLENYFINVLDFLKSA
- the purD gene encoding phosphoribosylamine--glycine ligase, coding for MNILLLGSGGRESAFAWKMSQSSHCDKLIIAPGNGGTGAYGTNININVNDFDAIKKVVLTENIELVVVGPEEPLVNGIHDFFLADEAIAHIPVIGPKKEGAILEGSKDFSKQFMERHGIPTAASKSFTPETLEDGLAYLQNHALPVVLKADGLAAGKGVLICTETIEAQEELKLMLGGKFGAAGATVVVEEFLSGIELSVFILTDGENYITLPSAKDYKRIGQGDTGLNTGGMGSVSPVPFATPEFLAKVEERIIKPTVDGLKKDNIDYTGFIFFGLIKVGEEPFVIEYNARMGDPETESVIPRVENDLVELFLATANKQLNQVNLVISEQTAATVMIVAGGYPGDYLKGKAITGIENLRHSNAFHAGTLLENDVVKTNGGRVIAITSLQKDLFTALQSATADAGRIYFDGKYFREDIGFDLI
- a CDS encoding class I SAM-dependent methyltransferase, which produces MEVKRRKFQGVLNILSFNRHFYLFGLIALLLLVISQILMPWSATLFWIIILAFLYGLLMPLIVSAYVYDFSGYYNFDWLKEIGISNSHPALILNINAGFDETSFILKDHFPQAVLKVFDFYNPEQHTEQAIIRARKVSLMFPDTAQITTDFIPLADKSVDIIFLLSAAHEIRSQQEKIVFLKECYRLCKPTGQIIMVEHLRDLPNFMAFSIGFTHFFSRRVWQQAFKAAGFSSFSETKFTPFMSVFNCFP
- a CDS encoding DUF2071 domain-containing protein, which produces MLSFLKNHPFAVDAFFENSLVLTFAVPKAELEPLIPECLTLDTFKDKWAFIAIAMVQTKNLRPKGFPEFMGNDFFLIGYRVFVRYTNKAGKNLRGLYILKSETNKKKMEFMGNIFTHYNYTTTDISLIDRENTKEITSINSNFEIVIDKTEHEVPLPENSPFADWKEARKFAGPLPFTFTYNKKNKEVLIIEGVRQNWQPASIKIVKYNFGFLNSLNLEDSILANAFDIQNIPYYWKRGKIEKWK